The following nucleotide sequence is from Burkholderia gladioli.
CTGCAGGACTGGGTGGTCAGCACCGGCCATCGCATGGTGGTGATCTTCGAGGGCCGCGACGCGGCCGGCAAGGGCGGCGCGATCAAGCGCATCACGCAGCGCCTGAATCCGCGCGTGTGCCGCGTCGCCGCGCTGCCGGCGCCGAGCAACCGCGAACGCACCCAGTGGTACTTCCAGCGCTACGTCGCGCACCTGCCCGCCGGCGGCGAGATGGTGCTGTTCGACCGCAGCTGGTACAACCGTGCCGGCGTCGAGCGCGTGATGAATTTCTGCACCGATGCGGAGTACGAAGAGTTCTTCCGCTCGGTGCCCGAGTTCGAGAAGATGCTGGTGCGCAGCGGCATCCAGATCGTCAAGTACTGGTTCTCGATCACCGACGAGGAGCAGGAAACGCGCTTCGAGGCGCGCATCCAGGATCCGCTCAAGCAATGGAAGCTGAGCCCGATGGACCTGGAAAGCCGCCGCCGCTGGGAGGCCTACACGGTCGCCAAGGAAGAGATGCTGGCGCGCACGCATATCCCCGAGGCGCCGTGGTGGGTGGTGCAGGCCGTCGACAAGAAGCGCGCGCGCCTGAACTGCATCGACCACCTGCTGAGCCTGGTGCCCTACCACGAGGTCGAGCGCGAGCCGGTCACGCTGCCCGAACGTGTCCACCACGAGGATTACCTGCGCCGTCCGACGCCGCGGGAAATGCTCGTCCCCGAGCGCTACTGAGTTTCGCCGCGCGCCGGGCGTGCCTGATCCAGGCTCGCCCGGCGCGGGGATTGACAAACGCGCCGGCATCCCGGATGCTTCCGCCCATGACACGTCACGCCTTCCCGATCGCGCACATTATTCACACCATTCATCGAATGGTGGGTTAGCGCGCGCAGGAAGCCGTCACGAAACCCGCCCCCGAGGCGGGTTTTTCGTATCCGTCTCCGGGCAAGCCCATCCCCAGCCAGGAGCGTTCGATGCTGTCGCCGTCCCGTCGCGGTCAGGAAACCGCCACCACCCCGTCCGCCGAAATCGCGTCGAGTGTCGATGCCTACCTGAAGAAGATCCTCACCTCGCGCGTCTACGACGTGGCGGTGCAGACCGCGCTGGAGCCCGCGCGCAACCTGTCCGCGCGCGTGAGAAATCGCGTCTATCTCAAGCGCGAGGATCATCAGCCTGTTTTCTCGTTCAAGCTGCGCGGCGCCTACAACCGCATGGCGCATCTGTCGGCCGAGGCGTTGGCGCGCGGCGTGATCACCGCCTCGGCCGGCAACCACGCCCAGGGCGTGGCCTTCTCGGCGGCCCGGCTCGGCGTGAAGGCGGTGATCGTGGTGCCGGTCACCACCCCGCAGGTGAAGGTGGACGCGGTGCGCGCGCACGGCGGGCCGACCGTGGAGGTGATCCAGGCCGGCGAGTCCTATAGCGACGCCTATGCCCACGCATTGACGGTGCAGGCGGAACGCGAATTGACCTTCGTCCATCCCTTCGACGACCCCGACGTAATCGCCGGCCAGGGCACCGTGGCGATGGAGGTGCTGCGCCAGCACCAGGGCCCGATCCACGCGATCTTCGTGCCGATCGGCGGCGGCGGCCTGGCGGCCGGCGTGGCCGCCTACGTGAAGGCGGTGCG
It contains:
- the ppk2 gene encoding polyphosphate kinase 2, producing the protein MSENRPEDRDAAELEAVERQRRLEEDLVDAYDEELEMELDDRRFDEPDTIFTAERREQRKQYFRELFRLQGELVKLQDWVVSTGHRMVVIFEGRDAAGKGGAIKRITQRLNPRVCRVAALPAPSNRERTQWYFQRYVAHLPAGGEMVLFDRSWYNRAGVERVMNFCTDAEYEEFFRSVPEFEKMLVRSGIQIVKYWFSITDEEQETRFEARIQDPLKQWKLSPMDLESRRRWEAYTVAKEEMLARTHIPEAPWWVVQAVDKKRARLNCIDHLLSLVPYHEVEREPVTLPERVHHEDYLRRPTPREMLVPERY